In a single window of the Pseudorca crassidens isolate mPseCra1 chromosome 9, mPseCra1.hap1, whole genome shotgun sequence genome:
- the GANAB gene encoding neutral alpha-glucosidase AB isoform X3, which produces MTRIRIDELEPRRPRYRVPDVLVADPPTAGLSVSGRDANSVELTMAEGPYKIILTARPFRLDLLEDRSLLLSVNARGLLNFEHQRAPRVSFSDKVSLTLGSIWDKIKNLFSRQGSKDPAEGDGAQPEETPGDGDKANETQGKAEHDEPGAWEETFKTHTDSKPFGPTSVSLDFSLPGMEHVYGIPEHADNLRLKVTEGGEPYRLYNLDVFQYELYNRMALYGSVPVLLAHSPHRDLGIFWLNAAETWVDISSNTAGKTLFGKMLDYLQGSGETPQTDVRWISESGIIDVFLLLGPSVFDVFRQYASLTGTQVLPPLFSLGYHQSRWNYRDEADVLEVDQGFDDHNLPCDVIWLDIEHADGKRYFTWDPSRFPQPLTMLEHLASKRRKLVAIVDPHIKVDSGYRVHEELQNLGLYVKTRDGSDYEGWCWPGAAGYPDFTNPKMRAWWANMFRFDNYEGSSPNLYVWNDMNEPSVFNGPEVTMLKDAQHYGGWEHRDVHNIYGFYVHMATADGLVLRSGGIERPFVLSRAFFAGSQRFGAVWTGDNAAEWDHLKISIPMCLSLGLVGLSFCGADVGGFFKNPEPELLVRWYQMGAYQPFFRAHAHLDTGRREPWLLPSQYHDIIRDALGQRYSLLPFWYTLFYQAHREGIPIMRPLWVHYPQDVTTFSIDDQFLLGDALLVHPVSDSEAHGVQVYLPGQGEVWYDVHSYQKHHGPQTLYLPVTLSSIPVFQRGGTIVPRWMRVRRSSDCMKDDPITLFVALSLQGTAQGELFLDDGHTFNYQTRHEFLLRRFSFSGNTLVSSSADPKGHFETPIWIERVVIIGAGKPATVVLQTKGSPESRLSFQHDPETSVLILRKPGVSVVSDWSIHLR; this is translated from the exons GCTTTCTGTCTCTGGCCGGGATGCCAACAGCGTAGAGCTAACCATGGCTGAGGGGCCCTATAAAATCATCTTGACGGCACGGCCATTCCGCCTCGACCTACTGGAGGACCGCAGCCTTCTGCTCAGTGTCAATGCCCGAGGACTCTTAAATTTTGAGCACCAGAGGGCTCCCAGGGTCTC TTTCTCGGATAAAGTTAGTCTCACGCTCGGTAGCATTTGGGATAAGATCAAGAACCTTTTCTCTAG GCAAGGATCAAAAGACCCAGCTGAGGGCGATGGGGCCCAGCCCGAGGAAACACCTGGGGATGGTGACAAGGCAa ATGAGACCCAGGGGAAGGCAGAGCACGATGAGCCAGGAGCCTGGGAAGAGACATTTAAAACTCACACTGACAGCAAGCCCTTtg gCCCCACGTCTGTGAGTTTGGACTTCTCTCTGCCAGGCATGGAGCATGTGTATGGGATCCCCGAGCATGCAGACAACCTGAGGCTGAAAGTCACTGA GGGTGGGGAGCCGTATCGCCTCTACAATTTGGACGTGTTCCAGTATGAGCTGTACAACCGCATGGCCCTATATGGGTCTGTGCCCGTGCTCCTAGCACACAGCCCTCATCGGGACCTGGGCATCTTCTGGCTCAACGCCGCGGAGACCTGGGTTGACATATCCTCCAACACTGCAGGCAAG ACCCTGTTTGGGAAGATGCTGGACTACCTGCAGGGCTCTGGGGAGACCCCACAGACAGATGTTCGCTGGATATCGGAGAGTGGCATCATTGATGTCTTCCTGCTACTTGGGCCGTCTGTCTTTGATGTCTTCCGGCAGTACGCTAGTCTCACAG GGACCCAGGTTTTGCCCCCGCTCTTCTCCCTCGGCTACCACCAGAGCCGCTGGAACTATCGGGATGAGGCTGACGTTCTGGAAGTCGATCAGGGCTTCGATGATCACAACCTGCCTTGCGATGTCATCTGGCTGGACATTGAGCATGCTGATGGCAAGCGGTATTTCACCTGGGACCCCAGCCGtttcccccagcccctcaccATGCTTGAGCATTTGGCCTCCAAGAGGCGGAAG CTGGTGGCCATCGTGGACCCCCACATCAAGGTGGACTCTGGCTACCGTGTACATGAAGAGTTGCAGAACCTGGGTCTGTACGTTAAAACCCGGGATGGCTCTGACTACGAAGGCTGGTGCTGGCCAG GCGCAGCCGGTTACCCTGATTTCACCAATCCCAAGATGAGGGCCTGGTGGGCTAACATGTTTCGCTTTGACAATTATGAG GGCTCATCTCCCAACCTCTATGTCTGGAATGACATGAATGAACCGTCCGTGTTCAATGGTCCTGAGGTCACCATGCTCAAGGATGCCCAGCATTATGGGGGCTGGGAGCACCGAGACGTGCATAACATCTATGGCTTCTACGTG CACATGGCGACTGCTGACGGGCTGGTGCTGCGCTCCGGGGGCATAGAACGCCCCTTTGTCCTGAGCAGGGCTTTCTTTGCTGGCTCCCAGCGCTTTG gAGCCGTGTGGACAGGCGACAATGCTGCCGAATGGGACCATTTGAAGATCTCTATTCCTATGTGTCTCAGCTTGGGGCTGGTGGGACTTTCCTTCTGTGGAG CGGATGTGGGTGGCTTCTTCAAAAATCCAGAGCCAGAGCTGCTTGTGCGCTGGTACCAGATGGGTGCCTACCAGCCGTTCTTCCGAGCACATGCCCACTTGGACACTGGTCGGCGAGAGCCGTGGTTGTTACCGTCTCAGTACCATGACATAATCCGAGACGCCTTGGGTCAGCGATACTCCCTACTGCCCTTCTGGTATACCCTCTTCTATCAGGCCCATCGTGAAGGGATTCCTATCATGAG GCCCCTGTGGGTGCATTATCCTCAGGATGTGACCACCTTCAGTATAGATGATCAGTTCCTGCTTG GGGATGCATTGCTGGTTCACCCTGTATCAGACTCTGAGGCTCATGGCGTGCAGGTCTATCTTCCTGGCCAAGGGGAG GTGTGGTATGACGTTCATAGCTACCAGAAGCATCATGGTCCCCAGACCCTGTATCTGCCTGTAACTCTAAGCAGT ATCCCTGTGTTCCAGCGTGGAGGGACAATTGTGCCCCGATGGATGCGAGTGCGGCGTTCTTCAGACTGCATGAAGGATGACCCCATCACTCTTTTCGTTGCACTCAGCCTCCAG GGTACGGCCCAAGGAGAGCTCTTTCTAGATGATGGGCACACGTTCAACTATCAGACTCGCCATGAGTTCCTGCTGCGTCGATTCTCATTCTCTGGCAACACCCTTGTCTCCAG CTCAGCAGACCCCAAAGGCCACTTTGAGACACCAATTTGGATTGAGCGAGTGGTGATAATAGGGGCTGGAAAGCCAGCAACCGTGGTACTCCAGACAAAAG GATCTCCTGAAAGCCGCCTGTCCTTCCAGCATGACCCTGAGACCTCTGTGTTGATCCTGCGCAAGCCTGGCGTCAGTGTGGTATCCGACTGGAGTATTCACCTGCGATAA
- the B3GAT3 gene encoding galactosylgalactosylxylosylprotein 3-beta-glucuronosyltransferase 3 isoform X2, whose protein sequence is MKLKLKNVFLAYFLVSIAGLLYALVQLAAEQLRQKDLRISQLQADLRRPPPAPAQPPEPEALPTIYVVTPTYARLVQKAELVRLSQTLSLVPRLHWLLVEDAEGPTPLVSGLLAASGLLFTHLAVLTPKAQRLREGEPGWVRPRGVEQRNRALDWLRSRGGAVAGEKDPPPPGTRGVVYFADDDNTYSRELFEEMRWTRGVSVWPVGLVGGLRFEGPRVQDGRVVGFHTAWEPNRPFPLDMAGFAVSLPLLLAKPNARFDATAPRGHLESSLLSHLVDPKDLEPRAANCTRVLVWHTRTEKPKTKQEEQLQRQGRGSDPAVEV, encoded by the exons ATGAAGCTGAAGCTGAAGAACGTGTTCCTCGCCTACTTCCTGGTGTCGATCGCCGGCCTCCTCTACGCGCTGGTGCAGCTCG CAGCAGAGCAGCTTCGGCAGAAGGATCTGAGGATTTCCCAGCTGCAAGCCGATCTCCGCCgtccaccccctgcccccgcccagcCCCCTGAACCTGAGGCTCTGCCTACTATCTATGTTGTTACCCCCACCTATGCCAG GCTGGTGCAGAAGGCGGAGCTGGTGCGGCTGTCCCAGACCCTAagcctggtgccccggctgcacTGGCTGCTGGTAGAGGATGCTGAGGGCCCCACCCCGTTGGTCTCGGGGCTGCTGGCTGCCTCTGGCCTCCTCTTCACCCACCTGGCGGTCCTCACCCCCAAGGCCCAGCGACTCCGGGAGGGCGAGCCAGGCTGGGTTCGGCCCCGAGGTGTTGAGCAACGGAACAGGGCCCTGGACTGGCTCCGGAGCAGAGGGGGTGCTGTGGCGGGAGAGAAGGATCCACCCCCACCAGGCACCCGGGGAGTCGTGTACTTTGCTGATGATGACAACACCTACAGCCGGGAACTCTTTGAGGAG ATGCGCTGGACCCGTGGCGTCTCAGTGTGGCCAGTGGGGCTGGTGGGCGGCCTGCGATTCGAGGGCCCTCGCGTACAGGATGGCCGGGTCGTGGGCTTCCACACCGCGTGGGAGCCCAATAGGCCCTTCCCACTGGATATGGCGGGATTTGCCGTCTCCCTGCCCCTGCTGTTGGCGAAACCCAATGCCCGGTTTGATGCTACTGCTCCTCGGGGCCACCTGGAGAGCAGCCTCCTGAGCCACCTTGTTGATCCCAAGGACCTGGAGCCACGGGCTGCCAACTGCACTCGG GTTCTGGTGTGGCATACGCGGACAGAGAAGCCCAAGACGAAGCAGGAGGAGCAGCTGCAGCGGCAGGGCCGAGGCTCAGACCCAGCTGTCGAGGTGTGA
- the B3GAT3 gene encoding galactosylgalactosylxylosylprotein 3-beta-glucuronosyltransferase 3 isoform X1, producing MKLKLKNVFLAYFLVSIAGLLYALVQLGQPCDCLSPLRAAAEQLRQKDLRISQLQADLRRPPPAPAQPPEPEALPTIYVVTPTYARLVQKAELVRLSQTLSLVPRLHWLLVEDAEGPTPLVSGLLAASGLLFTHLAVLTPKAQRLREGEPGWVRPRGVEQRNRALDWLRSRGGAVAGEKDPPPPGTRGVVYFADDDNTYSRELFEEMRWTRGVSVWPVGLVGGLRFEGPRVQDGRVVGFHTAWEPNRPFPLDMAGFAVSLPLLLAKPNARFDATAPRGHLESSLLSHLVDPKDLEPRAANCTRVLVWHTRTEKPKTKQEEQLQRQGRGSDPAVEV from the exons ATGAAGCTGAAGCTGAAGAACGTGTTCCTCGCCTACTTCCTGGTGTCGATCGCCGGCCTCCTCTACGCGCTGGTGCAGCTCG GCCAGCCATGTGACTGCCTCTCTCCCCTGCGGGCAGCAGCAGAGCAGCTTCGGCAGAAGGATCTGAGGATTTCCCAGCTGCAAGCCGATCTCCGCCgtccaccccctgcccccgcccagcCCCCTGAACCTGAGGCTCTGCCTACTATCTATGTTGTTACCCCCACCTATGCCAG GCTGGTGCAGAAGGCGGAGCTGGTGCGGCTGTCCCAGACCCTAagcctggtgccccggctgcacTGGCTGCTGGTAGAGGATGCTGAGGGCCCCACCCCGTTGGTCTCGGGGCTGCTGGCTGCCTCTGGCCTCCTCTTCACCCACCTGGCGGTCCTCACCCCCAAGGCCCAGCGACTCCGGGAGGGCGAGCCAGGCTGGGTTCGGCCCCGAGGTGTTGAGCAACGGAACAGGGCCCTGGACTGGCTCCGGAGCAGAGGGGGTGCTGTGGCGGGAGAGAAGGATCCACCCCCACCAGGCACCCGGGGAGTCGTGTACTTTGCTGATGATGACAACACCTACAGCCGGGAACTCTTTGAGGAG ATGCGCTGGACCCGTGGCGTCTCAGTGTGGCCAGTGGGGCTGGTGGGCGGCCTGCGATTCGAGGGCCCTCGCGTACAGGATGGCCGGGTCGTGGGCTTCCACACCGCGTGGGAGCCCAATAGGCCCTTCCCACTGGATATGGCGGGATTTGCCGTCTCCCTGCCCCTGCTGTTGGCGAAACCCAATGCCCGGTTTGATGCTACTGCTCCTCGGGGCCACCTGGAGAGCAGCCTCCTGAGCCACCTTGTTGATCCCAAGGACCTGGAGCCACGGGCTGCCAACTGCACTCGG GTTCTGGTGTGGCATACGCGGACAGAGAAGCCCAAGACGAAGCAGGAGGAGCAGCTGCAGCGGCAGGGCCGAGGCTCAGACCCAGCTGTCGAGGTGTGA
- the B3GAT3 gene encoding galactosylgalactosylxylosylprotein 3-beta-glucuronosyltransferase 3 isoform X3: MKLKLKNVFLAYFLVSIAGLLYALVQLAEQLRQKDLRISQLQADLRRPPPAPAQPPEPEALPTIYVVTPTYARLVQKAELVRLSQTLSLVPRLHWLLVEDAEGPTPLVSGLLAASGLLFTHLAVLTPKAQRLREGEPGWVRPRGVEQRNRALDWLRSRGGAVAGEKDPPPPGTRGVVYFADDDNTYSRELFEEMRWTRGVSVWPVGLVGGLRFEGPRVQDGRVVGFHTAWEPNRPFPLDMAGFAVSLPLLLAKPNARFDATAPRGHLESSLLSHLVDPKDLEPRAANCTRVLVWHTRTEKPKTKQEEQLQRQGRGSDPAVEV; encoded by the exons ATGAAGCTGAAGCTGAAGAACGTGTTCCTCGCCTACTTCCTGGTGTCGATCGCCGGCCTCCTCTACGCGCTGGTGCAGCTCG CAGAGCAGCTTCGGCAGAAGGATCTGAGGATTTCCCAGCTGCAAGCCGATCTCCGCCgtccaccccctgcccccgcccagcCCCCTGAACCTGAGGCTCTGCCTACTATCTATGTTGTTACCCCCACCTATGCCAG GCTGGTGCAGAAGGCGGAGCTGGTGCGGCTGTCCCAGACCCTAagcctggtgccccggctgcacTGGCTGCTGGTAGAGGATGCTGAGGGCCCCACCCCGTTGGTCTCGGGGCTGCTGGCTGCCTCTGGCCTCCTCTTCACCCACCTGGCGGTCCTCACCCCCAAGGCCCAGCGACTCCGGGAGGGCGAGCCAGGCTGGGTTCGGCCCCGAGGTGTTGAGCAACGGAACAGGGCCCTGGACTGGCTCCGGAGCAGAGGGGGTGCTGTGGCGGGAGAGAAGGATCCACCCCCACCAGGCACCCGGGGAGTCGTGTACTTTGCTGATGATGACAACACCTACAGCCGGGAACTCTTTGAGGAG ATGCGCTGGACCCGTGGCGTCTCAGTGTGGCCAGTGGGGCTGGTGGGCGGCCTGCGATTCGAGGGCCCTCGCGTACAGGATGGCCGGGTCGTGGGCTTCCACACCGCGTGGGAGCCCAATAGGCCCTTCCCACTGGATATGGCGGGATTTGCCGTCTCCCTGCCCCTGCTGTTGGCGAAACCCAATGCCCGGTTTGATGCTACTGCTCCTCGGGGCCACCTGGAGAGCAGCCTCCTGAGCCACCTTGTTGATCCCAAGGACCTGGAGCCACGGGCTGCCAACTGCACTCGG GTTCTGGTGTGGCATACGCGGACAGAGAAGCCCAAGACGAAGCAGGAGGAGCAGCTGCAGCGGCAGGGCCGAGGCTCAGACCCAGCTGTCGAGGTGTGA
- the ROM1 gene encoding rod outer segment membrane protein 1, producing the protein MAPVLPLVLPLQPRIRLAQGLWLLSWLLAVVGGLTLLCSGHLLVQLWHLGTFLAPSCPVAALPQVALAASAVALGTGLVGSGASRASLDAVQYPPWRGVLGPLLVAGTAGGGGLLVLALGLALGLPGTLDTGLEEGLGTALANYKDTEVPGRCQAKRLLDELQLRHHCCGRHGYKDWFGIQWVSNRYLDPNDQDVADRIQSNVEGLYLIDGVPFSCCNPHSPRPCLQSQLSDPHAHPLFDPRQPNLNLWAQGCHEVLLGHLQGLASTLGNMLAVTFLLQTLVLLGLRYLQTALEGLGGVIDGEGEAQGYLFPAGLKDMLKTAWLQGGVARRPAPEEAPPEEEPPKEGLPEA; encoded by the exons ATGGCGCCGGTGCTGCCCCTGGTGCTGCCCCTCCAGCCCCGCATCCGTCTGGCGCAGGGCCTCTGGCTCCTCTCCTGGCTGCTGGCGGTGGTCGGTGGCCTCACCCTCCTCTGTAGCGGGCATCTCCTGGTCCAGCTGTGGCACCTTGGCACCTTCTTGGCTCCCTCCTGCCCGGTCGCTGCCCTGCCCCAGGTTGCCTTGGCAGCCAGTGCAGTGGCTCTGGGCACAGGACTGGTGGGTTCAGGAGCCAGCAGGGCCAGTCTGGATGCAGTTCAATACCCTCCCTGGCGAGGGGTCCTGGGCCCGCTGCTGGTGGCTGGCACAGCTGGTGGCGGGGGGCTCCTGGTTCTTGCCCTGGGGCTAGCCCTGGGTTTGCCTGGGACTCTGGACACAGGACTGGAGGAGGGCCTGGGGACTGCCTTGGCTAACTACAAGGACACAGAGGTCCCCGGACGCTGTCAAGCCAAACGGCTGTTGGACGAGCTGCAGCTGAGGCACCACTGCTGCGGGCGCCATGGGTACAAGGATTGGTTTGGGATCCAGTGGGTCAGCAACCGTTACCTGGATCCCAATGACCAGGACGTGGCTGA CCGGATCCAGAGCAATGTGGAAGGCCTATATCTGATTGATGGGGTCCCTTTCTCCTGCTGTAATCCCCACTCACCCAGACCTTGCCTGCAAAGCCAGCTCTCagacccccacgcccaccccctcTTTGATCCCCGACAGCCCAACCTAAACCTCTGGGCCCAAGGATGCCATGAGGTGCTGCTGGGGCACCTGCAGGGGCTGGCGAGCACACTGGGCAACATGCTGGCTGTTACCTTCCTGCTGCAG ACTCTGGTACTCTTGGGCCTGCGGTACCTGCAAACGGCACTGGAGGGGCTCGGAGGAGTCATCgatggggagggagaggcccAGGGCTATCTCTTTCCTGCTGGGCTGAAAGACATGCTGAAAACAGCATGGCTACAGGGAGGGGTGGCCCGCAGGCCAGCACCTGAGGAGGCCCCACCAGAAGAGGAACCTCCCAAGGAGGGTCTACCTGAGGCCTAG